The Colletotrichum higginsianum IMI 349063 chromosome 2, whole genome shotgun sequence genome has a segment encoding these proteins:
- a CDS encoding Pth11-like integral membrane protein: MEPNADIVQIFGPPPDGLDISESSVVQNNAAVIVLAVLASLAVVLRLMARYLQGHNLKADDWAIIASLILVGATVGLSIAGGAQGAGNHVWSFTPLGLTRVFKILYAYTFVYGSACAATKISILLFYQRIFVSNIPSFKISLILGYFLSITYPIVIWATMGNACKPLPFYWNQFVGEQGTCLDLNTFYLALGIINMINDIIVLVIPIPQVLKLQMSGRRKLAVCSIMLLGSFVCVASAVRIWYLERFSKAQDVTWMMGPVFIWSAIEPSVAIVSACLAHLAPLRKIVRNKISSTQRSAQSGPSSNSAPWRSGKAAGNSSSQKGSGALFTYGGSRFNFGGGDGMLKLKGSDDEIGLTNRITGGRSGDGKTTTADSGSEDNVNGQSIVIQSSFVQESVRNTR; this comes from the exons ATGGAACCCAATGCGGATATAGTCCAAATTTTCGGTccgccgccggacggccTGGACATTTCCGAGAGCAGCGTCGTCCAGAACAATGCTGCCGTCATTGTCCTGGCAGTCCTGGCATcgttggcggtggtgttgcGGCTGATGGCCAGATACCTCCAAGGCCATAACCTCAAGGCGGACGATTGGGCCATCATTGCGTCTCTT ATTCTCGTCGGTGCCACCGTCGGTCTGAGCATCGCAGGCGGTGCCCAAGGCGCTGGGAACCATGTGTGGTCCTTTACGCCTCTGGGTCTGACACGCGTTTTCAAG ATCCTTTACGCCTACACCTTCGTGTACGGGAGCGCCTGCGCGGCCACCAAAATCTCCATCCTGCTCTTCTACCAGCGGATCTTCGTGTCCAACATCCCGTCCTTCAAGATCTCTCTGATCCTTGGGTACTTCCTGTCCATCACCTATCCGATCGTCATATGGGCAACAATGGGGAACGCCTGCAAACCGCTGCCCTTCTACTGGAACCAGTTCGTCGGCGAGCAGGGGACCTGCCTCGACCTCAACACATTCTACCTCGCGCTCGGGATCATCAACATGATCAACGATATCATTGTTTTAGTGATACCGATACCTCAAGTCTTGAAGTTGCAGATGTCTGGACGGAGGAAGCTGGCTGTATGCAGTATCATGTTGCTCGGGAGCTT TGTTTGTGTTGCTAGCGCCGTCCGCATCTGGTACCTAGAGAGGTTTTCCAAGGCCCAAGACGTCACTTGGATGATGGGCCCGGTCTTCATCTGGTCCGCCATTGAGCCGTCCGTGGCCATCGTGTCCGCCTGCCTCGCCCATCTCGCCCCCCTCCGAAAGATCGTCCGCAACAAGATCTCGTCGACGCAGCGCAGCGCGCAATCcgggccgtcgtcgaacaGCGCGCCGTGGAGGTCCGGCAAGGCGGCCGGCAACAGCAGCTCGCAGAAGGGGTCCGGCGCGCTGTTCACGTACGGCGGGTCGAGGTTCAACTTTGGCGGCGGGGATGGCATGCTGAAGCTGAAGGGgtccgacgacgagatcggCCTCACGAACCGCATCACGGGAGGGCGTAGTGGTGATGGCAAAACCACCACTGCTGATTCGGGGTCGGAGGATAACGTGAACGGGCAGTCGATTGTGATACAGTCGAGTTTTGTCCAGGAAAGTGTGAGAAACACACGTTGA
- a CDS encoding Glycosyl hydrolase family 81, giving the protein MFSFALTAALLLAELASCHRLRGLHSRAHALPHGPSTHADLAKRSSEDLFVRISHDRPILVPTRDDHPQRPVGIKADDAPIQTNKFYANFFAGKQDNATWTYPYSVWWSNDTVKHGHGLSVSHTDRGEFVYGAGDPAQSFEDPLFQQSIALSARELQNGTVLTTDSLTAFAVNVNLAPRKGARPVVTFPLVQGMAFVTGVYSDATVLIQSQKHFSNITDLRLGSYGLGAAVYGWSARLSDGSTWLIYLNPSEYSQRPTLRMTDKGTLLGPRGFTGTVQVAKNPSGPSGVEVFNKAAGAYPAGATISGSVSGKTGTYTLAWTKKGVTQNPLLMFALPHHVKSFDRTTAQGLTSVTLAATTKGIATATFADAFTMVEDNLPTDISFDPWSPRLGSVGSKGAPGGTISDEAKAAVVEAARIELARDVVALTNLTSKYFSGIAFSVYARALYAVHEIAGDTSLTDEALRKLKSAFDRYVNNQEQNPLLYDEVWKGIVSSGSYGNNDSSNDFGNTYYNDHHFHYSYYVYTAAVIAHFDPAWLTKNDGLNKLWVDNLVRDWANPSTEDPFFPFSRAFDWFHGHSWARGVLEAPDGKDQESSSEDAFSTYAIKMWARVTGDARTEARSNLQLAITARSLQSYYLLAADNDVQPPRFVDNRVAGILWDRKVNHTTYFGDVTAYIQGIHMLPIVPTSAYVRTPAFVRQEWDQYFAGNKSGHLTAAGYAGHVYVNLAIADRPGAVESYEFMKGLTPSSPYLDGVSLAWNLAYTAALGGSLNSNSTMNSTIYRRV; this is encoded by the coding sequence ATGTTTTCCTTCGCTCTTACAGCCGCTCTCCTTTTGGCTGAGCTGGCCAGCTGCCACCGACTCCGTGGCCTTCACAGCCGCGCGCATGCTCTCCCTCACGGCCCTTCGACGCACGCAGACCTCGCCAAGCGGAGCTCGGAGGACCTCTTTGTGCGAATCTCTCACGACCGGCCCATCTTGGTCCCCACCCGCGACGACCACCCGCAGAGGCCGGTCGGCATCAAGGCGGACGACGCTCCGATCCAGACGAACAAGTTCTACGCCAACTTCTTCGCCGGAAAGCAGGACAACGCCACCTGGACCTACCCCTACTCGGTCTGGTGGTCCAACGACACCGTCAagcacggccacggcctctccgtctcccaCACGGACCGCGGCGAGTTCGTCTACGGCGCCGGGGACCCCGCGCAGTCGTTCGAGGATCCCTTGTTCCAGCAGTCGATCGCCCTCTCTGCGCGGGAGCTCCAGAACGGCACCGTCCTGACGACGGACTCGTTGACGGCGTTCGCCGTCAACGTCAACCTCGCTCCTCGGAAGGGCGCGAGGCCGGTCGTCACGTTCCCCCTCGTCCAGGGTATGGCTTTCGTGACGGGCGTGTACAGCGACGCGACCGTCCTCATCCAGTCTCAGAAGCActtctccaacatcaccgacCTTCGGCTGGGCTCCTACGGACTCGGCGCTGCCGTGTACGGCTGGAGTGCGCGGCTGAGTGATGGGTCGACCTGGCTGATTTACCTCAACCCGAGCGAGTACTCCCAGAGACCGACTCTCAGAATGACGGACAAAGGCACGCTTCTGGGGCCTCGCGGGTTCACCGGGACCGTTCAGGTTGCCAAGAACCCCAGTGGGCCGTccggcgtcgaggtcttCAACAAGGCGGCCGGGGCCTATCCTGCGGGTGCCACCATCTCCGGATCCGTCTCGGGCAAGACGGGGACCTACACGCTGGCATGGACGAAGAAGGGCGTCACGCAGAACCCGCTGCTCATGTTTGCCCTGCCTCACCACGTCAAGTCTTTTGACAGGACGACTGCCCAGGGCCTCACGAGCGTCACCCTGGCCGCCACCACCAAAGGCATCGCAACCGCCACGTTCGCCGATGCTTTCACCATGGTCGAGGACAACCTCCCGACGGATATCAGCTTCGATCCGTGGTCGCCTCGCCTGGGCTCCGTGGGCTCCAAGGGCGCACCGGGCGGCACGATCTcagacgaggccaaggcggccgtTGTCGAAGCGGCCAGGATCGAGCTGGCTCGCGACGTTGTCGCGCTCACCAACCTGACCTCGAAATACTTCAGCGGAATCGCCTTCTCCGTGTACGCGAGGGCTCTCTACGCCGTCCACGAAATAGCCGGGGACACCTCGCTCACGGACGAGGCGCTGCGTAAGCTCAAGTCGGCCTTCGACCGATACGTCAACAACCAGGAGCAGAACCCCCTCCTCTACGACGAGGTGTGGAAGGGCATCGTCTCGTCTGGCTCGTACGGCAACAATGACTCGAGCAACGACTTTGGCAACACGTACTACAACGACCACCACTTCCACTACAGCTACTACGTCTAcacggccgccgtcatcgcccacTTCGACCCTGCCTGGCTGACCAAGAACGACGGCCTCAACAAGCTCTGGGTCGACAACCTGGTCCGCGACTGGGCCAACCCGTCCACCGAGgaccccttcttccccttctcccgcGCCTTCGACTGGTTCCACGGCCACAGCTGGGCCCGCGGCGTGCTCGAGGCgcccgacggcaaggacCAGGAGTCCTCCTCCGAGGACGCCTTCTCGACCTACGCCATCAAGATGTGGGCGCGCGTCACGGGCGACGCCCGCACCGAGGCCCGCTCCAACCTCCAGCTCGCCATCACCGCCCGCAGCCTGCAGTCCTActacctcctcgccgccgacaacgacgtccAGCCGCCCAGGTTCGTCGACAACCGCGTCGCGGGCATCCTCTGGGACCGCAAGGTCAACCACACCACGTACTTCGGCGACGTGACCGCCTACATCCAGGGCATCCACATGCTGCCCATCGTCCCCACCAGCGCCTACGTCCGCACCCCGGCCTTCGTCCGCCAGGAGTGGGACCAGTACTTCGCAGGCAACAAGAGCGGCCACCTCACGGCCGCGGGGTACGCCGGGCACGTCTACGTCAACCTCGCCATCGCGGACCGGCCGGGCGCGGTTGAGAGCTACGAGTTCATGAAGGGTCTGACGCCGAGCAGCCCGTACCTCGACGGCGTGAGCCTGGCCTGGAACCTCGCCTACACGGCGGCCTTGGGCGGGAGCCTGAACTCCAATTCGACTATGAATTCGACCATCTATAGGCGAGTCTGA
- a CDS encoding Enoyl-hydratase isomerase family yields the protein MGSLSPFTEIPDLTPLERIGPKGYLRYVFPFQLPDDYDLDQAAAVLRAGYEAAQRRIVVLDCEAVPDPDARQAGVLKLQRLPLGEVEGIAVKDLRAPGAFPMTYSELKSKAFPVSAFDADTICRRSVWPSPGERLPVSLPQANFVQGGMILSWCIFHMFGDGQTFLTWTKVWAEECRRAQGLDITDPFKLDDVLLRDRQRLMKPTGKNPGRARDHPEYTILPFTPQGMPPNMLSEDHRGQMFYFSPESLARLKAEASPTNATEPTEQKWISTNDALSALLWRTVMAVQSPLETLEGDPVSVFNIAINGRLRTDPPVHPDTMGCFLGYVAASAPIRKMLGPASLADLAILVRRALVRADSQFVDDVATLIDTVEDMNRVLPTALLDVPGNNCIQTSWVNFSLYDVQWGPVLGDKIQAVRAPHVGVINGLQVVMPILPNGGMEIMVGVEKNCLDRLLHEPLWMKFAEAR from the coding sequence ATGGGGTCACTGTCACCATTCACCGAGATCCCCGATCTCACACCGTTGGAGCGTATAGGCCCCAAGGGCTACCTCCGCTATGTCTTCCCTTTCCAGCTCCCGGACGACTACGACCTCGACCAAGCAGCCGCCGTCCTGCGTGCCGGGTATGAAGCTGCCCAACGGCGGATCGTGGTGTTGGACTGCGAGGCCGTTCCGGACCCCGACGCAAGGCAAGCGGGCGTCTTGAAGCTCCAGAGGCTGCCCCTTGGGGAAGTAGAAGGGATCGCGGTCAAGGACCTTCGCGCTCCCGGCGCGTTCCCGATGACCTACTCGGAGCTCAAGTCCAAGGCGTTCCCCGTGTCTGCtttcgacgccgacaccaTCTGCCGCCGTTCCGTCTGGCCCTCTCCTGGGGAGAGGCTGCCCGTTTCTCTTCCCCAGGCCAACTTTGTCCAGGGGGGCATGATCCTGTCGTGGTGCATCTTCCACATGTTCGGCGACGGGCAGACGTTCCTTACCTGGACCAAGGTCTGGGCGGAAGAATGTCGCCGGGCTCAGGGACTCGATATCACGGACCCGttcaagctcgacgacgtcctcctgAGGGACCGCCAACGGCTCATGAAGCCCACTGGCAAGAATCCCGGACGGGCCCGAGACCACCCCGAGTACACCATCCTCCCGTTCACTCCGCAGGGGATGCCTCCCAACATGCTGTCCGAGGACCATCGCGGGCAAATGTTCTACTTCTCGCCAGAGTCTCTCGCCAggctcaaggccgaggcATCCCCCACCAACGCGACAGAGCCGACGGAGCAGAAGTGGATCTCGACCAACGACGCCCTGTCGGCGCTGCTGTGGCGCACTGTCATGGCCGTCCAGTCGCCGCTCGAGAccctcgagggcgacccGGTCTCGGTCTTCAACATCGCCATCAACGGCCGTCTTCGTACGGATCCGCCGGTCCACCCGGACACTATGGGCTGCTTCCTCGGCTacgtcgccgcctcggcgccgatcCGCAAGATGCTCGGCCCCGCGAGCCTGGCGGACCTGGCGATCCTGGTCCGCAGGGCTCTGGTCCGGGCCGACAGCCagttcgtcgacgacgtggcgACGCTCATCGACACGGTGGAGGACATGAACCGGGTGCTCCCCACGGCGCTGCTCGACGTCCCGGGCAACAACTGCATCCAGACTTCCTGGGTCAACTTCTCCCTTTACGACGTGCAATGGGGACCCGTGCTCGGCGACAAGATCCAGGCCGTGCGGGCCCCGCATGTGGGAGTCATCAACGGGCTGCAGGTCGTCATGCCGATATTGCCAAACGGAGGAATGGAGATCATGGTCGGTGTTGAGAAGAACTGCCTGGACAGGTTGCTGCATGAACCGTTGTGGATGAAGTTCGCAGAGGCTAGATAA
- a CDS encoding acyl-CoA ligase-like protein encodes MAAQLTPDLQDKLEELEKELQHPLSPPRRYQKRRTQLLSQFMAPGSFVPPAANESRRGLGIHSPDSSGHPSSDGHRAAALAALGGRDSDPNSPTSPTSHRPHSPFGGRGSAHGSGHGSGHGSAGYTSPPGYQSPGASFVSPEMNPAGLLRPGGPLAEHRPNMKHHDSLFLGSANEPTTRSGTMVSTDYAFNPDQQGHYVDHAQNPYDSRTGTMLDSTGYFSGFTGGQTFEQGQNYDQQGYDQGLQEDYGGGHRYSSGEAFSPTAAMAPPMLTANDLPPPEVLEYQMPLEPRDLPFAISDPHDSNTPMSKFDNMAAVLRHRGKTMSKLPAYWVLDNKGKEIASITWDKLASRAEKVAQVIRDKSSLYRGDRVALIYRDTEVIDFAIALLGCFIAGVVAVPINDLQDYQKLNLILTSTQAHLALTTDNNLKAFQRDITTQKLNWPKGVEWWKTNEFGSFHPKRKDDVPPLTVPDLAYIEFSRAPTGDLRGVVLSHRTVMHQMACLSAVVSTVPGNGPGDTFSRTLRDKNGRLIGAGATSETLLSYLDPRQGIGMILGVLLTVYGGHTTVWVENKAVEVPGLYAHLITKYKATLMIADYPGLKRAAYNYQSDPMTTRNFKKGMEPNFQTVKLCLIDTLTVDGEFHEVLADRWLRPLRNPRAREVVAPMLCLPEHGGMVISIRDWLGGEERMGCPLKLDMGSDIESDVEEKEEVKLAPSNGFGSLLGGGGTTTTEQRAKNELSEVLLDREALKTNEVVVIAIGDEARKRAASEHGTVRVGAFGYPIPDATLAVVDPETGLLASPHSVGEIWVDSPSLSGGFWALPKHTEQIFHARPYKFDPGEPTPTVVEPEFLRTGLLGTVIEGKIFVLGLYEDRIRQKVEWVEHGTEVAEHRYFFVQHLVVSIVKNVPKIYDCSAFDVFVNEEHLPIVVLESPAASTAPLTSGGPPRQLDTALLDSLAERCMDVLMQEHHLRLYCVMITAPNSLPRVVKNGRRDIGNMLCRREFDLGNLPCVHVKFGVEHAVLNLPIGVDPIGGIWSPISSDSRADILMSSDKQYSGIDRREVVIDDRTSTPLNNFSCITDLIQWRVARQPEELAYCTIDGRGREGKGVTWKKFDTKVAAVALYLKNKVKVRPGDHLILMYTHSEEFVYAVHACINLGAIVIPLAPLDQNRLNEDVPAFLHVVADFRVKAILVNHEVDHLVKLKLVSNHVKQAASILKIAVPNYYNTTKPPKQSNGLRDNGIMMQPAWIQSGYPVIIWTYWTPDQRRIAVQLGHDTILGMCKVQKETCQMTSSRPVLGCVRSSTGLGFIHSCLMGIYIGTPTYLLSPVEFAQNPMSLFVTLSRYKIKDTYATPQMLDHAMATMQGKGFTLHELKNMMISAESRPRVDVFQKVRLHFAATGLDRTAINTVYSHVLNPMVASRSYMCIEPIELWLDTKALRRGLIYPVDPEQDPKALLLQDSGMVPVSTQIAIVNPESRLLCHDGEYGEIWVDSEACVKGFYGSKDVFDAERFDGRTVDGDPSIQYVRTGDLGFLHNVSRPIGPGGAQVDMQVLFVLGNIGETFEINGLSHFPMDIEASVERCHRNIVTGGCAVFQAGGLVVVLAEITRKAYLGSVVPVIVNAILNEHQIIVDIVAFVNKGDFPRSRLGEKQRGKILAGWVTRKMRTLAQFAIRDMDPASLVGGDPGTADGSDPHRASIGSQRSAGGPAPGSSSLRNVEHAPQILEQEEFQNQVGHMASLPQHGHDGIAEMPGDEGPLYAQQGQANAPSGNDYVLPDFDHFGHDDRPPPVGAKPGPGQPTPQIKLPGVDGRENTDIWNSHKGGGQDDEDWTAQALMHMNLANDLDRKHGQS; translated from the exons ATGGCAGCACAATTAACCCCCGATTTGCAGGACAAGCTGGAAGAGCTGGAGAAAGAGCTGCAG caccctctctctcccccccgcAGATACCAGAAGCGACGAACTCAGCTCCTCTCCCAATTCATGGCCCCTGGCTCGTTCGTCCCTCCAGCGGCCAACGAGTCCAGACGCGGCCTGGGCATACACTCTCCCGACAGCTCCGGTCACCCTTCGAGCGATGGCCACCGCGCAGCCGCTCTCGCCGCTTTGGGCGGTAGAGACTCCGATCCCAATAGCCCGACCTCGCCCACATCACATCGCCCACACTCGCCcttcggcggccgaggctcCGCCCACGGGTCTGGCCACGGCTCCGGTCACGGCTCGGCCGGCTACACATCACCTCCAGGATACCAGTCCCCCGGCGCCAGCTTTGTCTCTCCCGAGATGAACCCCGCCGGTCTTCTCCGGCCTGGTGGCCCTCTTGCCGAGCACCGGCCGAACATGAAGCACCACGACTCGCTCTTTCTGGGCTCTGCCAACGAGCCCACGACACGATCAGGCACCATGGTCTCCACCGACTACGCCTTCAACCCCGACCAGCAGGGGCACTACGTCGACCACGCGCAGAACCCCTACGACAGCCGGACGGGCACGATGCTCGATTCGACAGGATACTTTTCGGGATTCACTGGAGGACAGACGTTTGAGCAGGGACAGAACTACGACCAACAAGGCTACGACCAGGGACTCCAGGAAGATTACGGCGGTGGACACAGGTACTCATCAGGAGAGGCCTTCTCGCCCACGGCTGCCATGGCGCCGCCCATGCTCACCGCGAACGATCTGCCCCCGCCTGAAGTGCTCGAATACCAGATGCCGCTGGAACCCCGCGACCTCCCGTTTGCGATATCCGATCCGCACGACAGCAACACCCCGATGTCCAAGTTTGACAATATGGCCGCCGTCTTGAGGCATAGGGGAAAGACCATGTCCAAGCTCCCCGCCTACTGGGTGCTTGACAACAAGGGCAAGGAAATCGCCTCCATCACCTGGGACAAGTTGGCGTCGAGAGCCGAAAAGGTGGCTCAGGTTATTAGGGACAAGAGCTCGTTGTATCGCGGCGATCGTGTTGCCCTCATCTACCGCGACACGGAAGTCATCGACTTTGCCATTGCCCTTCTCGGGTGcttcatcgccggcgtcgtcgccgtgccCATCAACGACCTCCAGGACTATCAGAAACTGAACTTGATCCTCACGTCGACGCAGGCGCATCTGGCCCTCACGACCGACAACAACCTCAAGGCCTTCCAGCGCGACATAACAACTCAGAAACTGAACTGGCCCAAGGGTGTCGAGTGGTGGAAGACAAACGAGTTCGGCAGCTTCCACCCCAAGCGGAAGGACGATGTCCCGCCGTTGACCGTCCCCGACCTGGCCTACATTGAGTTCTCCAGGGCCCCGACCGGCGACCtgcgcggcgtcgtcctGAGCCACAGGACCGTCATGCACCAGATGGCCTGCCTGAGTGCCGTTGTTTCGACGGTACCAGGAAACGGCCCTGGCGACACCTTCAGCCGCACCCTGCGGGACAAGAATGGCCGGCTGATTGGTGCCGGAGCAACGAGCGAGACCCTTCTCTCATACCTGGACCCGCGACAGGGCATCGGCATGATCTTGGGCGTTCTTCTTACCGTCTATGGCGGCCACACGACCGTCTGGGTCGAAAACAAGGCCGTCGAAGTGCCTGGACTCTACGCCCACCTCATCACCAAGTACAAAGCTACGCTCATGATTGCAGACTACCCCGGCCTGAAACGGGCAGCCTACAACTACCAGTCGGACCCTATGACGACGCGAAATTTCAAAAAGGGCATGGAGCCCAATTTCCAGACAGTCAAGCTATGCTTAATTGATACCCTGACGGTAGATGGCGAATTCCACGAGGTCCTGGCTGACAGATGGCTGAGGCCGCTTCGAAACCCGCGCGCTCGCGAGGTGGTCGCGCCCATGCTCTGCCTGCCCGAACACGGTGGGATGGTCATCAGCATCCGCGACTGGCTAGGAGGCGAAGAGCGAATGGGATGCCCCTTGAAGCTCGACATGGGTTCCGATATCGAGTCCGACgtggaagagaaggaagaggtGAAACTGGCGCCCTCCAACGGCTTCGGCAGTCTTTTGGGAGGCGGTGGAACGACGACCACTGAACAGCGCGCTAAGAACGAACTCAGCGAGGTGCTCCTCGACAGAGAAGCCCTGAAGACGAAcgaagtcgtcgtcatcgccattGGAGACGAGGCGCGGAAACGCGCAGCCAGCGAACACGGCACCGTCCGCGTCGGCGCTTTTGGATATCCAATCCCGGATGCCACGCTCGCGGTGGTCGACCCGGAAACCGGCCTGTTGGCGTCGCCGCACTCGGTGGGAGAGATCTGGGTGGACTCGCCTTCGCTCTCGGGAGGCTTCTGGGCTTTGCCGAAACACACGGAGCAGATCTTCCACGCCCGTCCCTACAAGTTCGATCCTGGcgagccgacgccgacggtcGTCGAGCCCGAATTCCTACGGACCGGATTGCTCGGCACCGTCATCGAGGGGAAGATCTTCGTGCTGGGCCTGTACGAGGACCGCATCCGTCAGAAGGTCGAATGGGTCGAACACGGCACCGAGGTCGCGGAGCACCGCTACTTCTTCGTCCAGCATCTCGTCGTCAGCATTGTCAAGAACGTGCCCAAGATATACGACTGCTCTGCCTTTGACGTCTTCGTCAACGAGGAGCACCTCCCTATCGTGGTCCTGGAGTCACCGGCCGCATCCACGGCGCCTCTGACGTCTGGTGGGCCGCCGAGGCAGCTCGACACGGCTCTCCTCGATTCGCTCGCCGAGAGATGCATGGACGTCTTGATGCAGGAGCACCACTTGAGACTCTATTGCGTTATGATCACGGCGCCGAATTCTCTTCCTAGAGTAGTAAAGAACGGACGTAGGGACATCGGGAACATGCTCTGCCGAAGAGAGTTCGACCTGGGTAACCTGCCCTGCGTCCACGTCAAATTCGGCGTCGAACACGCGGTCCTGAACCTGCCCATCGGCGTCGATCCCATCGGAGGCATCTGGTCGCCCATCTCGTCCGATTCTCGTGCCGACATTCTCATGTCGTCTGACAAGCAATACTCGGGCATCGACCGAAGAGAAGTCGTCATTGACGATCGCACCTCTACACCGCTCAACAACTTCTCGTGCATCACCGACCTCATCCAATGGCGCGTGGCCCGTCAACCCGAGGAGCTGGCTTACTGCACCAtcgacggccgcggccgagaagggAAGGGCGTCACCTGGAAGAAGTTCGACACAaaggtcgccgccgtggcgTTGTATCTGAAGAACAAGGTCAAGGTGCGCCCCGGCGACCACTTGATCCTGATGTACACGCACTCGGAAGAGTTCGTCTACGCCGTCCATGCCTGCATCAACTTgggcgccatcgtcatcccGCTGGCCCCTCTGGACCAGAACCGACTTAACGAAGACGTGCCGGCCTTCTTGCACGTCGTTGCCGACTTCCGCGTCAAGGCCATCCTAGTCAACCACGAGGTTGACCACTTGGTCAAGTTGAAGCTGGTATCGAACCACGTCAAGCAGGCGGCGTCCATTCTCAAAATCGCCGTCCCCAACTATTACAATACCACGAAACCACCCAAGCAGAGCAACGGGTTGCGAGACAACGGCATCATGATGCAACCCGCCTGGATCCAGTCAGGCTACCCTGTGATTATCTGGACGTACTGGACCCCCGACCAGCGCCGAATCGCCGTCCAGCTGGGACACGATACCATCCTGGGCATGTGCAAGGTGCAGAAGGAAACGTGCCAGATGACGAGCTCCCGTCCTGTCCTCGGATGCGTGCGTAGTAGTACGGGTCTGGGATTCATCCACTCATGCCTGATGGGCATCTACATCGGCACGCCGACCTACCTGCTGTCGCCCGTCGAGTTTGCGCAGAATCCCATGTCCCTGTTTGTGACTCTTTCTAGGTACAAGATCAAAGACACCTACGCGACGCCGCAGATGCTGGACCACGCCATGGCCACGATGCAGGGCAAGGGCTTCACGCTCCACGAGCTCAAGAACATGATGATCTCGGCCGAGAGCCGCCCGCGAGTCGACGTCTTCCAGAAGGTGCGGTTACACTTCGCCGCCACTGGCCTTGACAGAACCGCCATCAACACCGTCTACTCGCACGTCCTCAACCCCATGGTCGCTTCGCGGTCCTACATGTGCATCGAGCCCATTGAGCTCTGGCTCGACACCAAGGCACTGCGACGAGGCCTCATTTACCCTGTCGATCCCGAACAAGACCCGAAGGCGCTCCTGCTCCAGGACTCGGGCATGGTGCCCGTGTCGACGCAGATTGCCATTGTCAATCCCGAGAGCCGGCTGCTCTGCCACGACGGCGAGTATGGCGAGATCTGGGTCGACTCGGAAGCATGCGTCAAGGGCTTCTACGGCTCCAAAGATGTCTTTGACGCGGAACGGTTCGACGGCCGTAcagtcgacggcgaccccAGCATCCAGTACGTTCGCACGGGAGACCTGGGTTTCTTGCACAACGTGAGCAGGCCCATCGGCCCTGGCGGCGCGCAGGTTGACATGCAGGTCCTGTTCGTTCTTGGTAACATTGGAGAAACGTTTGAAATCAATGGTCTCAGCCATTTCCCCATGGATATCGAGGCCTCTGTGGAACGATGCCACCGAAACATCGTCACTGGCGGATG CGCCGTCTTCCaagccggcggcctcgttgTCGTACTCGCCGAGATCACTCGCAAGGCCTACCTCGGCTCCGTCGTTCCGGTCATTGTCAACGCCATCCTCAATGAGCACCAGATTATTGTCGACATCGTGGCATTCGTTAACAAGGGCGACTTCCCTCGGTCTCGCCTTGGCGAGAAACAGCGCGGAAAGATTCTGGCCGGATGGGTCACGCGCAAGATGCGCACTCTTGCCCAGTTCGCCATCCGAGATATGGACCCCGCCAgccttgtcggcggcgatccCGGTACCGCGGATGGATCCGACCCTCACCGTGCTTCCATCGGCAGCCAGAGAAGTGCGGGCGGCCCAGCCCCTGGCTCTTCGAGTCTGCGAAATGTCGAGCACGCGCCGCAGATCCTGGAACAAGAGGAGTTCCAGAACCAGGTCGGACACATGGCCTCTCTTCCTCAACACGGCCACGACGGCATTGCCGAGATGCCCGGTGACGAGGGACCTTTATATGCACAGCAAGGCCAGGCCAACGCGCCTTCGGGTAACGATTACGTCCTGCCGGACTTTGATCACTTCGGCCACGACgaccgcccgccgcccgtggGTGCGAAGCCCGGCCCGGGACAGCCCACGCCACAGATCAAGCTcccgggcgtcgacggccgagaaAACACAGACATTTGGAACAGCCATAAAGGAGGTGgacaagacgacgaggactggACGGCTCAGGCTTTGATGCACATGAACCTCGCCAACGACTTGGATAGAAAACATGGCCAGTCCTAA